A region of Numenius arquata unplaced genomic scaffold, bNumArq3.hap1.1 HAP1_SCAFFOLD_541, whole genome shotgun sequence DNA encodes the following proteins:
- the IDH3G gene encoding isocitrate dehydrogenase [NAD] subunit gamma, mitochondrial isoform X2: MAAALAVTRRLLVPAVLGPRPAWISHDAERRHLPPPPPAKYGGRHTVTLIPGDGIGPELMLHVKEVFRHACVPVDFEEVRVSAEAPEDDVHNAIMAIRRNGVALKGNIETNHNLPPSHKSRNNLIRTSLDLYANVIHCQSLPGVETRHRDIDILIVRENTEGEYSSLEHESVAGVVESLKIITAGRSRRIAHYAFRLARAAARRSVTAVHKANIMKLGDGLFLQCCREVAAEYPEITFNSMIVDNTTMQLVSRPQQFDVMVMPNLYGNIVNNVCAGLVGGPGLVPGANYGHDYAVFETATRNTGKSIANRNIANPTAALLAACMMLDHLRLHSHASTIRQAVLASLDDPRTHTPDIGGQGTTSGAVQSIISHLPRT; encoded by the exons atggcggcggcgctggcggTGACGAGGCGGCTCCTGGTACCGGCCGTGCTGGGGCCGCGCCCG gcgTGGATTTCCCATGATGCCGAGCGGCGCCACCTCCCACCC cccccccctgCCAAGTATGGGGGTCGCCACACCGTGACGCTGATCCCCGGGGACGGCATCGGCCCCGAACTGATGCTGCACGTCAAGGAGGTCTTCAG acacgcCTGTGTCCCCGTGGACTTCGAGGAGGTTCGTGTCAGCGCCGAGGCGCCCGAGGACGACGTGCATAACGCCATCATGGCCATCCGCCGCAATGGCGTCGCCCTCAAGG GGAACATTGAGACCAACCACAACCTCCCGCCCAGCCACAAGTCCCGGAACAACCTCATCAG gaCCAGCCTGGACCTTTACGCCAACGTGATCCACTGCCAGAGCCTGCCCGGGGTGGAGACGCGGCACCGGGACATCGACATCCTCATCGTGCGGGAGAACACGGAGGGGGAGTACAGCAGCCTGGAGCACGAG AGCGTGGCGGGGGTGGTGGAGAGCCTGAAGATCATCACGGCCGGCCGCTCCCGCCGCATCGCCCACTACGCCTTCCGCCtggcccgcgccgccgcccgccgctccgTCACCGCCGTGCACAAGGCCAACATCAT GAAGCTGGGGGACGGGCTGTTCCTGCAGTGCTGCCGGGAGGTGGCGGCCGAGTACCCCGAGATCACCTTCAACAGCATGATCGTGGACAACACCACCATGCAG CTGGTGTCGCGCCCCCAGCAGTTCGACGTGATGGTGATGCCCAACCTCTATGGGAACATCGTCAACAACGTCTGCGCGGGGCTGGTCGGGGGGCCCGGCCTCGTCCCCGGCGCCAACTACGGCCACGACTACGCTGTCTTCGAGACC GCGACGCGTAACACGGGGAAGAGCATCGCCAACCGCAACATCGCCAACCCCACGGCCGCCCTGCTCGCCGCCTGCATGATGCTGGATCACCTCCG GCTGCACAGCCACGCCTCCACCATCCGCCAGGCTGTCCTTGCCTCATTGGATGATCCCCGG acacacacacccgACATCGGGGGACAAGGGACGACCTCGGGTGCCGTCCAGAGCATCATCTCGCACCTCCCCCGCACGTAG
- the IDH3G gene encoding isocitrate dehydrogenase [NAD] subunit gamma, mitochondrial isoform X1, with translation MAAALAVTRRLLVPAVLGPRPAWISHDAERRHLPPQPSIPPPAKYGGRHTVTLIPGDGIGPELMLHVKEVFRHACVPVDFEEVRVSAEAPEDDVHNAIMAIRRNGVALKGNIETNHNLPPSHKSRNNLIRTSLDLYANVIHCQSLPGVETRHRDIDILIVRENTEGEYSSLEHESVAGVVESLKIITAGRSRRIAHYAFRLARAAARRSVTAVHKANIMKLGDGLFLQCCREVAAEYPEITFNSMIVDNTTMQLVSRPQQFDVMVMPNLYGNIVNNVCAGLVGGPGLVPGANYGHDYAVFETATRNTGKSIANRNIANPTAALLAACMMLDHLRLHSHASTIRQAVLASLDDPRTHTPDIGGQGTTSGAVQSIISHLPRT, from the exons atggcggcggcgctggcggTGACGAGGCGGCTCCTGGTACCGGCCGTGCTGGGGCCGCGCCCG gcgTGGATTTCCCATGATGCCGAGCGGCGCCACCTCCCACCC CAGCCCAGCATC cccccccctgCCAAGTATGGGGGTCGCCACACCGTGACGCTGATCCCCGGGGACGGCATCGGCCCCGAACTGATGCTGCACGTCAAGGAGGTCTTCAG acacgcCTGTGTCCCCGTGGACTTCGAGGAGGTTCGTGTCAGCGCCGAGGCGCCCGAGGACGACGTGCATAACGCCATCATGGCCATCCGCCGCAATGGCGTCGCCCTCAAGG GGAACATTGAGACCAACCACAACCTCCCGCCCAGCCACAAGTCCCGGAACAACCTCATCAG gaCCAGCCTGGACCTTTACGCCAACGTGATCCACTGCCAGAGCCTGCCCGGGGTGGAGACGCGGCACCGGGACATCGACATCCTCATCGTGCGGGAGAACACGGAGGGGGAGTACAGCAGCCTGGAGCACGAG AGCGTGGCGGGGGTGGTGGAGAGCCTGAAGATCATCACGGCCGGCCGCTCCCGCCGCATCGCCCACTACGCCTTCCGCCtggcccgcgccgccgcccgccgctccgTCACCGCCGTGCACAAGGCCAACATCAT GAAGCTGGGGGACGGGCTGTTCCTGCAGTGCTGCCGGGAGGTGGCGGCCGAGTACCCCGAGATCACCTTCAACAGCATGATCGTGGACAACACCACCATGCAG CTGGTGTCGCGCCCCCAGCAGTTCGACGTGATGGTGATGCCCAACCTCTATGGGAACATCGTCAACAACGTCTGCGCGGGGCTGGTCGGGGGGCCCGGCCTCGTCCCCGGCGCCAACTACGGCCACGACTACGCTGTCTTCGAGACC GCGACGCGTAACACGGGGAAGAGCATCGCCAACCGCAACATCGCCAACCCCACGGCCGCCCTGCTCGCCGCCTGCATGATGCTGGATCACCTCCG GCTGCACAGCCACGCCTCCACCATCCGCCAGGCTGTCCTTGCCTCATTGGATGATCCCCGG acacacacacccgACATCGGGGGACAAGGGACGACCTCGGGTGCCGTCCAGAGCATCATCTCGCACCTCCCCCGCACGTAG
- the SSR4 gene encoding translocon-associated protein subunit delta isoform X2, whose amino-acid sequence MLRLAMLFPVLRVACAGEPCPEPTIVPSYYTTSDAVISSESVFVVEISLACKNGAQNVALYADVNGKQFPVTRGQDVGRYQVSWSLEHRNAQSGTYEVKFFDEESYSALRKAQRNNEDISRIRPLFTVNVDHRGAWNGPWVSTEVVAAAIGLVIYYLAFSTKSSIQA is encoded by the exons ATGTTGCGGTTGGCGATGCTCTTCCCCGTGTTACGCGTCGCCTG CGCAGGCGAGCCGTGCCCCGAGCCCACCATCGTGCCCTCCTACTACACCACCTCGGACGCCGTCATCTCCTCTGAGAGCGTCTTCGTGGTGGAGATCTCGCTGGCGTGCAAGAACGGGGCCCAG AACGTGGCTCTCTACGCTGATGTCAACGGGAAGCAGTTCCCTGTCACCcgggggcaggatgtggggcgctaCCAG gtTTCTTGGAGCCTGGAACACCGCAACGCCCAGTCGGGCACCTACGAGGTGAAGTTCTTTGACGAGGAGTCCTACAGCGCCCTGCGGAAG GCTCAGCGCAATAACGAGGACATTTCCCGCATTCGGCCCCTTTTCACCGTTAACGTGGATCATCGG GGCGCCTGGAACGGTCCCTGGGTGTCGACGGAGGTGGTGGCGGCTGCCATCGGCCTCGTCATCTATTACCTGGCTTTTAGCACCAAAAGCAGCATCCAGGCgtag
- the SSR4 gene encoding translocon-associated protein subunit delta isoform X1 — translation MAALAVLAGLLVLALGAAGEPCPEPTIVPSYYTTSDAVISSESVFVVEISLACKNGAQNVALYADVNGKQFPVTRGQDVGRYQVSWSLEHRNAQSGTYEVKFFDEESYSALRKAQRNNEDISRIRPLFTVNVDHRGAWNGPWVSTEVVAAAIGLVIYYLAFSTKSSIQA, via the exons ATGGCGGCGCTGGCGGTGCTGGCCGGTCTGCTGGTGCTGGCGCTCGGCGCCGCAG GCGAGCCGTGCCCCGAGCCCACCATCGTGCCCTCCTACTACACCACCTCGGACGCCGTCATCTCCTCTGAGAGCGTCTTCGTGGTGGAGATCTCGCTGGCGTGCAAGAACGGGGCCCAG AACGTGGCTCTCTACGCTGATGTCAACGGGAAGCAGTTCCCTGTCACCcgggggcaggatgtggggcgctaCCAG gtTTCTTGGAGCCTGGAACACCGCAACGCCCAGTCGGGCACCTACGAGGTGAAGTTCTTTGACGAGGAGTCCTACAGCGCCCTGCGGAAG GCTCAGCGCAATAACGAGGACATTTCCCGCATTCGGCCCCTTTTCACCGTTAACGTGGATCATCGG GGCGCCTGGAACGGTCCCTGGGTGTCGACGGAGGTGGTGGCGGCTGCCATCGGCCTCGTCATCTATTACCTGGCTTTTAGCACCAAAAGCAGCATCCAGGCgtag